In Deferribacteraceae bacterium V6Fe1, one genomic interval encodes:
- a CDS encoding tetratricopeptide repeat protein, with translation MKRQRHNIDIYLDSFDSKNIEILSKSKRQFGEGTLSTYNTDLPTSSKYGILSLVSNLRFPNMGNIIKRSLEDDNDEIRLYAFNILSKEENFINNELKKRLEKLELNNEDNIDKSLVLKEIGILYWELLFLDLVDSELNGYYLSLSEEYFKKALLSNQNDYEIFLYLGRIYLKKKEYDTALDYFQKVVELNEKEKALPYMAEIYFNLTKHEKAKSILSTLSKTEIHPNFYSNYCAWIRNE, from the coding sequence ATGAAAAGACAGCGGCATAACATAGATATATATTTGGATTCTTTTGACTCAAAAAATATTGAAATTCTCTCTAAATCCAAAAGACAATTTGGTGAAGGAACTCTTAGCACCTACAACACCGATTTACCAACGTCTTCAAAATATGGGATTTTGAGCCTTGTATCTAACTTGCGATTCCCAAATATGGGTAACATTATTAAAAGGAGTCTTGAAGATGACAATGATGAGATACGCCTTTATGCTTTTAATATTTTATCCAAAGAAGAGAATTTTATAAATAATGAGCTTAAAAAAAGACTGGAAAAGTTAGAGCTAAATAATGAAGATAATATAGACAAAAGCTTAGTCCTCAAAGAGATAGGGATTCTTTATTGGGAGCTTTTATTTTTGGATTTGGTTGATAGCGAGTTAAATGGTTACTACTTGTCACTTTCAGAAGAATATTTCAAAAAAGCTCTCTTGAGCAACCAAAACGATTATGAAATATTTTTATACTTGGGAAGAATTTACTTAAAGAAAAAAGAATATGATACAGCTCTTGATTATTTTCAAAAAGTCGTAGAATTAAATGAAAAAGAGAAAGCTCTCCCTTATATGGCAGAAATATATTTTAATTTAACAAAACATGAAAAAGCGAAATCTATCCTCTCCACTTTAAGTAAAACGGAGATTCATCCAAACTTTTATTCCAATTATTGTGCATGGATAAGAAATGAATAA
- the hfq gene encoding RNA chaperone Hfq — protein sequence MSKKLNIQDLFLNHVRRKRIPVTVYLMNGVKLEGLVKGFDNFVIVLKDENQKMIYKHAISTIEPSEEIPEIEVE from the coding sequence ATGAGCAAAAAGTTAAACATTCAAGATTTGTTTCTTAATCATGTTAGAAGAAAAAGGATACCTGTTACTGTTTATCTTATGAACGGTGTCAAACTTGAAGGGCTTGTTAAAGGGTTTGATAACTTTGTGATTGTCCTAAAAGATGAAAATCAAAAAATGATTTACAAACATGCTATATCTACTATTGAGCCTTCGGAAGAAATACCTGAAATAGAAGTAGAATAG
- a CDS encoding mechanosensitive ion channel, which produces MTLISSLLDKINSFVPLIITLTIVGVTIWSSHKILIAKNIDLGSDKLFPKQIIMIILSLIGILAIALALPVSDSSKNQIIGLIGLLLSGLIAFSSSTIFANLMAGVMLRITKPFKIGDFIKVGEYFGRVVERGLFDTEIQTIDRELAAIPNTFLINNPIYVTRSSGAIISTVLSLGYDIHHSKIESLLIEAAKDCGLKEPFVQLLELGDFSITYKISGMLEDVKFIITARSNLCRCVLDKLHDNGIEIVSPTFMNQRKLPDNLQIIPTRPSKESVKEDVIAEEVLFDKAEKAEKVENIKQQIEEEIDEHKKKIENSSGLDKKIIVDSIKEKKEELKSVEKELKEE; this is translated from the coding sequence ATGACATTAATTTCATCTTTATTAGATAAAATAAATTCATTTGTACCGTTAATTATAACTTTAACTATTGTAGGAGTGACCATTTGGAGTAGTCATAAAATTCTAATAGCAAAAAACATTGACCTAGGAAGTGATAAGCTTTTTCCTAAGCAAATCATTATGATTATATTGTCACTCATAGGTATATTGGCGATTGCACTTGCTCTTCCTGTAAGTGATAGTTCAAAAAATCAGATAATTGGACTTATAGGCCTTTTATTGTCAGGACTTATAGCATTTTCATCAAGCACAATTTTTGCAAATCTTATGGCAGGAGTAATGCTTAGAATTACCAAACCGTTTAAAATAGGCGACTTTATAAAAGTTGGTGAATATTTTGGTCGTGTGGTGGAAAGGGGATTATTTGACACTGAAATACAGACTATTGACAGAGAGCTGGCTGCAATTCCCAATACTTTTTTAATTAACAACCCAATATATGTAACACGGAGCTCTGGTGCAATAATTTCAACGGTTTTATCATTAGGATATGACATTCATCACTCCAAAATCGAATCCCTCTTGATAGAAGCAGCCAAAGATTGCGGTCTGAAAGAGCCTTTTGTGCAACTATTGGAGCTTGGAGACTTCTCAATAACTTATAAAATTAGCGGAATGTTAGAAGATGTAAAATTTATAATAACCGCGCGCTCTAATTTGTGCAGATGTGTATTGGACAAGCTTCATGACAATGGTATTGAAATTGTATCTCCGACTTTTATGAATCAGCGTAAATTGCCCGATAATTTACAAATTATTCCTACAAGGCCGAGTAAAGAAAGTGTTAAGGAAGATGTCATAGCTGAAGAGGTATTGTTTGATAAAGCTGAAAAAGCAGAAAAAGTCGAAAATATAAAACAGCAGATAGAGGAAGAGATTGACGAACATAAAAAGAAAATCGAAAACTCTTCTGGTTTAGATAAAAAAATAATTGTAGATTCAATTAAAGAAAAAAAAGAAGAATTAAAATCAGTAGAAAAAGAGTTGAAAGAAGAATAA
- the pelG gene encoding exopolysaccharide Pel transporter PelG, whose amino-acid sequence MAGIGFELKKILKKESLTSLFIAYSYATILSAGGWVASILSILTVGFINILLYDNSSDIIRFQVSVTHLIALSLIVSGIHQLVFTRFIADKIYIKEEKAIIPNLIGITILNTAISFAFIIIYSLFALKGIDSFYFNIFFIMTFLLLSNIWILNIIAVSIKKYKHTIVAYFISYLLVLIFASVFGKYGLDYLIGSFFVSNIFLFLTLLFLVIKSYFFSKFISFEFTKYYKKYFSLVLAGFFFNLGIWSDEFMFWYSSTGNGIIGKINASIVYDLPLFLAYLTIIPGLAIFFIRLEADFAELYDKYFKGVVNGATLYKLLNYKNNMIDLIRIATKEAIIIQGIFNIIFYLTAPKIINFLNLPLLIVPLFYIDMVAIQLQLIVMINLAFLFYLNKRREAAIVTFIMATLNIILPFISINLGPYFYGYGSAVAMLIASIAGLLFLNKSMMRLEYETFMLQ is encoded by the coding sequence TTGGCAGGAATAGGTTTTGAATTAAAGAAAATATTAAAAAAAGAGAGTTTGACTTCACTTTTTATAGCATACAGCTATGCCACTATTTTGTCCGCAGGTGGATGGGTGGCATCAATACTGTCTATTTTAACTGTCGGTTTTATAAATATTTTACTATACGACAATTCAAGTGATATAATAAGGTTTCAGGTAAGTGTTACCCATTTGATAGCTTTAAGCCTTATTGTTTCAGGTATTCATCAGTTAGTATTCACAAGATTTATTGCCGATAAAATCTATATAAAGGAAGAAAAAGCGATAATACCAAATCTCATCGGTATTACAATATTAAATACAGCTATTTCATTTGCATTTATTATCATATATTCGCTATTTGCATTAAAAGGGATAGATAGCTTTTATTTCAATATTTTCTTTATAATGACATTTCTGCTGCTATCTAATATTTGGATTTTAAACATTATTGCGGTAAGCATCAAAAAATATAAACATACTATCGTAGCTTATTTTATATCTTATCTGCTTGTATTAATTTTTGCATCTGTCTTTGGTAAATACGGTTTGGATTATCTTATCGGGTCATTTTTTGTAAGTAATATTTTTCTTTTTCTAACCCTCCTTTTTCTTGTAATAAAATCATATTTTTTCTCTAAATTCATATCATTTGAGTTTACAAAGTATTATAAAAAATATTTTTCTTTGGTATTGGCAGGTTTTTTCTTTAATTTGGGGATATGGTCAGATGAATTTATGTTTTGGTATTCATCTACAGGTAATGGCATAATTGGTAAAATTAATGCATCAATCGTCTATGATCTCCCCCTATTTCTTGCATATCTCACAATAATACCCGGTCTTGCCATCTTTTTTATACGCTTGGAGGCAGATTTCGCTGAATTGTACGACAAATATTTCAAAGGGGTGGTTAACGGAGCTACTTTATATAAGCTGTTAAATTATAAGAATAACATGATAGACCTTATAAGGATTGCTACAAAAGAAGCTATTATCATACAAGGTATTTTTAATATTATTTTTTATCTTACGGCTCCTAAAATCATTAATTTTTTAAATCTTCCTTTGCTGATTGTACCTCTTTTTTATATAGATATGGTAGCGATACAACTCCAATTAATTGTCATGATAAATTTGGCTTTTCTTTTTTATCTAAATAAAAGACGAGAAGCAGCAATAGTTACTTTTATTATGGCAACTTTAAATATTATTTTACCGTTTATATCCATTAACTTAGGTCCATACTTTTACGGTTATGGCTCAGCGGTTGCAATGTTAATTGCATCGATCGCAGGTTTACTATTTTTAAACAAATCTATGATGAGGTTGGAATATGAAACCTTCATGCTTCAATAA
- a CDS encoding DUF4416 family protein — protein sequence MVFGGGVRKPLEVVLFCAVLYNENEINNPDEIVEENFGKIYIKSEIFPFSHTSYYIPEMGESLYKYFVGFKYFMLPDKIVDLKLRAVQVEDKYLKDGKRMINIDPGYVALEKVVAASTKNFTHRIYIANSIYGDVQLMRKGNTFEKLPWTFYDYTLDTSLTFFDDMRRLLKGYLDG from the coding sequence ATGGTTTTTGGCGGAGGGGTAAGAAAGCCGCTTGAGGTTGTTTTATTTTGTGCCGTCCTTTATAATGAAAATGAAATAAATAACCCCGATGAAATAGTAGAGGAAAATTTCGGAAAGATTTATATTAAATCTGAAATTTTCCCGTTTTCACACACCTCTTACTATATTCCTGAAATGGGTGAATCTCTTTATAAATATTTTGTCGGGTTTAAATACTTTATGCTCCCGGATAAAATAGTGGACTTAAAATTGAGAGCTGTCCAGGTAGAGGATAAGTATCTTAAAGACGGCAAAAGAATGATTAATATTGACCCTGGCTATGTTGCTCTTGAAAAGGTTGTTGCTGCAAGTACAAAAAACTTTACTCATAGAATTTATATTGCAAACTCTATTTACGGTGATGTACAATTAATGAGAAAGGGTAATACTTTTGAAAAACTGCCTTGGACTTTTTACGACTACACCCTTGATACGTCTTTAACGTTTTTTGATGATATGAGAAGGTTACTAAAAGGATATTTGGATGGATAG
- a CDS encoding GGDEF domain-containing protein, producing MDRQTFLVELGEIIIEILKQLRLKGEVLSKENFRDYLSKNQRFNFLLSRLECHDCMDEFARKFLDFFDKLYGAIPNDLIGHFAEILKNGSFSEKKQVIIELVTVIVDRLEKSYGAFDRIKSVIYDIAAGIDKTAALIDESYDDGLSVISEDINTDKKLINELNIAATEISQKDSLEDALGHIVNKLNGLSELIRDKVSKKEKFVTELTEKKQQIKGMKSKISINNNILERIKDELETYKAQIIRDYLTGLYNRQYFDEVIERAVEEYERYGKKFSIIFIDLDDFKLVNDKHGHVVGDFVLKYLANILKRNIRKVDFAFRYGGEEFVIVMPNTDIRNATIVAERILADLRKTVFKYKNLDIKLTASIGVEEIRDGYTSTKLVEVVDKRMLEAKSSGKNRVVSEL from the coding sequence ATGGATAGGCAAACTTTTTTAGTTGAGCTTGGGGAAATAATTATTGAAATACTAAAACAGTTAAGGCTAAAAGGTGAAGTATTGTCTAAGGAGAATTTTAGAGATTATTTGAGCAAAAATCAAAGGTTTAACTTTCTTCTAAGTAGATTGGAATGCCATGATTGTATGGATGAATTTGCTCGGAAATTTTTAGATTTTTTTGATAAGCTATATGGTGCAATTCCTAATGACTTAATCGGACATTTTGCAGAAATTCTTAAAAATGGGAGTTTTAGCGAGAAAAAGCAGGTTATAATTGAGCTTGTAACAGTTATTGTTGATAGGCTTGAAAAAAGTTATGGTGCTTTTGATAGAATAAAATCTGTCATATATGATATTGCTGCCGGTATCGATAAAACAGCCGCCCTTATAGACGAATCTTACGATGATGGTTTATCTGTGATATCAGAGGATATTAATACGGATAAGAAATTGATAAATGAGCTTAATATTGCTGCTACTGAAATATCTCAAAAAGATTCTTTGGAAGATGCCCTTGGGCATATAGTAAATAAGCTTAACGGACTAAGCGAGCTAATAAGGGATAAAGTATCAAAAAAAGAAAAGTTTGTAACTGAGCTGACTGAAAAGAAACAACAGATAAAAGGGATGAAATCTAAAATTAGTATAAATAATAACATACTTGAAAGGATTAAGGATGAGCTTGAAACCTATAAGGCTCAGATAATACGTGATTATCTTACGGGACTTTACAATCGCCAATATTTTGATGAGGTTATTGAAAGGGCGGTAGAGGAATATGAAAGATACGGCAAAAAATTCAGTATTATTTTTATAGATTTAGATGATTTTAAGTTGGTTAACGATAAACACGGACACGTTGTAGGTGATTTTGTATTGAAATATTTGGCTAATATTTTGAAACGGAATATTAGAAAGGTTGATTTTGCTTTTAGATATGGCGGTGAAGAGTTTGTCATAGTAATGCCTAATACCGATATAAGAAATGCGACTATCGTCGCTGAAAGGATATTGGCAGATTTGAGAAAAACAGTTTTTAAATATAAAAATTTAGATATCAAGCTTACTGCAAGTATCGGGGTTGAAGAGATAAGAGATGGTTATACTTCAACGAAGCTTGTGGAAGTGGTAGACAAAAGAATGTTAGAAGCCAAATCATCAGGCAAAAATAGGGTAGTTAGTGAGCTCTAA
- the pelF gene encoding GT4 family glycosyltransferase PelF, which yields MNKPTKPIDILIIGEGTYPYIQGGVSTWIHQLIEGNPEINFGLIFIGGQKTQYKKQMYDFPLNIVYFEEVFIFEEEKLPKSKSIKQDRSVINQIDEIHNLFRMIHSSKDKLNFLSNLIGKFKLKDFLYSDTSWEYTKNTYFDKYENESFIDYLWTIRNIHIPIWNLFDVINRLPEIKLVHSPSTGYAGFLAGLIKISKNIPYILTEHGIYTKERKIDLMTSDWFTTRTPFVNYSDTKGNLVRDIWNNFFAGLGLFSYFTADKILSLYRKASEVQISYGAPPEKTDVIPNGVDIKKLTPLIEKRKAHHQRICLIGRVVPIKDIKTFLKAMRIVVNKLPDAEGWIVGPTNEDEAYFEECQNLTKTLGLTENVKFMGFQNILDIFDKISVNTLTSISEGMPLTILEGFAAGIPAVTTDVGSCKDLIFGSIDEEDIKIGQAGFICKVADANCLAQAYISLLTDEALWKKQQQSAIKRVSKYYTYEKLISNYKKIYYKALNWQE from the coding sequence ATGAATAAACCAACAAAACCTATAGATATTCTTATTATTGGAGAAGGGACTTATCCTTATATTCAAGGTGGAGTTTCTACTTGGATACATCAACTTATTGAGGGTAATCCGGAAATAAATTTCGGGCTTATTTTTATAGGCGGGCAAAAAACTCAGTATAAAAAGCAAATGTATGACTTTCCTTTAAATATCGTATATTTTGAAGAAGTATTTATATTTGAAGAAGAAAAGCTCCCCAAATCAAAAAGTATCAAGCAAGACAGATCGGTTATTAATCAAATAGATGAAATTCACAACCTTTTCAGAATGATACATTCATCTAAAGATAAGCTTAATTTTCTTTCAAATCTAATCGGTAAATTTAAACTAAAAGATTTTTTGTATTCCGATACTTCATGGGAATATACAAAAAATACGTACTTTGATAAGTATGAAAATGAGTCGTTCATAGATTACTTGTGGACGATAAGAAATATACATATCCCTATTTGGAATCTTTTTGATGTTATAAACAGGCTGCCTGAAATAAAGCTTGTCCACTCCCCTTCAACCGGCTATGCGGGATTTTTGGCTGGTCTAATAAAGATATCTAAAAATATACCTTATATATTGACTGAACACGGTATCTATACTAAGGAGCGTAAAATAGATTTAATGACTTCCGACTGGTTTACAACACGAACACCTTTTGTAAACTACTCAGATACAAAAGGGAATCTTGTTCGTGATATTTGGAACAATTTTTTTGCCGGTCTGGGGCTGTTTAGCTATTTTACTGCGGATAAGATTTTGTCGCTTTACAGAAAAGCATCTGAAGTTCAGATATCTTACGGTGCGCCACCTGAAAAAACAGATGTAATACCAAATGGAGTTGATATTAAAAAACTAACCCCGCTTATTGAAAAAAGAAAGGCGCATCACCAAAGAATATGCCTAATCGGAAGAGTTGTTCCGATAAAGGATATAAAGACTTTTTTAAAGGCTATGAGAATAGTAGTAAACAAGTTACCCGATGCCGAAGGGTGGATAGTTGGTCCAACGAATGAAGATGAAGCTTATTTTGAGGAGTGTCAAAACCTTACCAAGACTTTGGGATTAACTGAAAATGTTAAGTTTATGGGGTTTCAAAATATATTAGACATATTTGATAAGATTTCAGTCAATACCCTAACTTCTATCAGTGAGGGGATGCCACTGACAATCTTAGAGGGTTTTGCTGCAGGGATACCTGCGGTAACTACAGATGTAGGCTCTTGTAAAGATTTAATTTTTGGAAGTATTGACGAAGAAGATATTAAAATAGGTCAAGCCGGTTTTATATGTAAAGTGGCAGATGCAAATTGTCTGGCCCAAGCATACATTAGCTTGCTCACTGATGAAGCTCTTTGGAAAAAGCAGCAACAGTCAGCAATAAAAAGGGTCTCAAAATATTATACTTATGAGAAATTAATAAGTAACTACAAAAAAATATACTATAAGGCACTAAATTGGCAGGAATAG